In one Magallana gigas chromosome 7, xbMagGiga1.1, whole genome shotgun sequence genomic region, the following are encoded:
- the LOC105319850 gene encoding centromere-associated protein E isoform X1, giving the protein MDNIQVAIRVRPLIAKETNLGQQEVWNVKENTLEPLDQNGKPGVPYTFDRIFDDHMTTYDLFQEIAKPIIDAAVQGFHGTIFAYGQSSSGKTFTMTGSNMQPGIIKLAVNEIFSRINNIPDREYLVRCCYMEIYNEKVSDLLSSEDKIIKIQEDTERNVNVIGVEERYVMNENDLNAVLKEGEARRHMAETKQNDRSSRSHCILRVIIESRQVDDESAVMVAHLNFVDLAGSEKAGENTGDRFREGCSINKSLFTLARIIAKLSEGVSNQHIGYRDSKLTRILQNALGGNSKTAIIATITPASLEESHSTLKFASRAKTISNKPKVNEVLSDAALLKRSRMEIQKLQEKINAMENRDVSELKGEKEDLEKKLREKEEMEQKYHDLLNSLKYVIQSGTTQQKETIPQSKRRKTWCPGKGASISSPRRFSFINRMNFFNEAEEVGIEDISPPHIRKRKSDGKYTEPVEKKHVTFPADPVKIEEDDEAFIIDPLARELLDMQDKYENLMRDYEELKKEKMEMDEYHCLELETNKEGMERVEQLEEKEKNNKEEIEKLRKQLADLEEKFLEKSQTMKSMEDKMNVLSDENFHLEHRLQIQNKKVTEYQSELDGVWKQTEEGEEGNSEVKRLKLTNEQLNSELEKYQSSNEELKSEMEKLKEVQSVQFQEVEKLKSAEGELKEYQATVETLQSKVHELEMTIKMFEETVQEFQVETKHLQSLVDEKTQELEEQKARTEHHVDNSNQIQEFQQKMKSLEEEIQQHLLEKENLKAKTQDFENTLEKMGDNLNCVKDDKTTDGELENMRIKYNEANRTITELEKKLEDHLDEVRKLSGVREEKQEDFENQLSKRENETEGWRESHEISESAHSARIEELEAELQETLRKHSEEMEHVRKELTESSENLQTVEKEQCARCVGMKENETVHHYQPKDKDVEKLDKSMNVSLEEADGEKENTSLLRFRNDEEIVRLEEKIEELQEKIAVMEQEKENLKDPAELMSQFQNIVEVMKKEHAKEIQKMQEDCEFKQDNGLQDELESLKSKCQELSQTVDEKEALCEELKVAVTDKEALCVELHEKIMQSGNLVRHQENDTCINCQKYMEEINDSQKQLALKKEELENLEESIRKFKEENENVHNQKSEISPLQDELKTLQNQLNENESKISRLQEENERLLESANLNRSPRHRSESSSRMNQTQSDSMDYTEMCERLSLENMSLQEGVEELQEEVGILQDQIKHYQQEVECLEDTLKEAQEENKVSQNKMWELEEKLIAQTGQIVKETTESQETQTEDLNVGRPHCEEQASQTEGLQEDTQRGLQEKMFESDGSQLEVVDHGKSQREEELIQELALLKEQYEEQDRAKSQREEELIQELALLKEQYEGQDQAKSQREEELIQELALLKEQYEGQGQAKSQREEELIQELALLKEQYEGQGQAKSQREEELIQELALLKEQYEGQDQGKYQREEELIQELALLKEQYEGEDEAKSQREDELIQELALLKEQYEGQDQAKSQREEELIQELALLKEQYEGEGEAKSQREETLMQELTSLQSQHEELEEKLQDVTKNWEDAEEKVLELTHCLEVTKEEIDNMTQRLEKSETEVQNYQRQIESLQRGMADMTDQKEQEYLSNQCQELEMKIKTMTNENENLHTTVAEKEKQVSNLKQQICLLEETQMDFQTELQKLEVEKKSLEETVLNQSKLTSVDDQNEKIYNLEEKLEALASENGKLKAEIDEKKKEYAKQEDVLQTRWERVMELSDEVSSVREAMEEVEQSLSSASEEIHGLKLRNLQLESTVREKEGEVSDLQEQCQFLETEVESLRSEVNNLNEELSQALDRKVSSSSQDEIESKIAEKESLISSLQSQLQAVESELKANEEKVKNITSSVQDEVEEKIALKDKEIESLRIQLEALQNKLKAKDADLQLAYNQSISSSGQEEKFQERMNKKEHELQSLQTKLMDLQAQVEKEGVQELHYTISQLESKVEQYSQRNRELQQSLIKLEAGASVPQTLQKEMEKVRNENETLKKEREQFQLEEKMKRSKLVSEFNSQRMTIKKHEKTIQELLKELDEVDSKAVEKEVLDKLAREEKENDRLWASIEAKEKEIRHLKGYQSQTVDLAKQVAELERNKKELEAKLRESKKATVEKSDEEIFTPHARELADKKREVFALRMELEKVKDSAKDREQAYGETVDRYEKRISSLKNEIRRLQQDNETSVLVPCSMKKTLFEEPTEKPCNTSSQSNVSSSEAGVSYKASCSGAVDQYSNLLLKNENKRLEKDNKKLVAKLTQLEAELKRYKENRKKSEEKEKISEGKEKMSSVVKKEPLEDSKLTQLDFSIPKAPVSVQVQSGFRKVEPSSKRKELSTDDIDSKDQCATQ; this is encoded by the exons ATGGACAACATTCAGGTAGCGATCCGTGTGCGTCCTTTGATTGCAAA GGAGACAAATCTGGGACAACAAGAAGTTTGGAATGTTAAAGAAAACACACTGGAACCCCTTGATCAGAATGGCAAACCAGGAGTACCTTATAcatttg ACAGGATATTTGACGATCATATGACAACATATGACCTTTTCCAGGAAATTGCCAAACCTATAATTGATGCTGCTGTGCAGGGGTTCCATG GCACAATATTTGCATATGGACAGAGCTCATCAGGCAAGACTTTCACCATGACTGGCAGTAACATGCAACCGGGGATCATCAAACTGGCCGTCAATGAGATCTTTTCCAGAATCAATAAT ATCCCCGACAGAGAGTATCTAGTTAGATGCTGTTACATGGAGATCTACAACGAAAAGGTGTCTGACCTGCTCTCTTCTGAggataaaatcatcaaaatacaGGAAGATACA GAGAGAAATGTGAATGTGATTGGTGTGGAGGAACGCTATGTTATGAATGAGAATGACCTGAATGCTGTTTTGAAGGAGGGAGAAG CACGAAGACATATGGCAGAGACAAAACAAAATGACAGAAGCTCTCGGTCCCACTGTATACTACGTGTA ATAATAGAGAGCAGACAAGTAGATGATGAATCAGCTGTTATGGTGGCTCATCTG AACTTTGTGGACCTGGCGGGATCAGAGAAAGCTGGTGAGAACACGGGGGACAGATTCCGTGAAGGCTGCTCCATCAACAAGTCCCTCTTTACCCTGGCTCGCATTATCGCTAAACTCAGTGAAGGAGTCAG CAATCAACACATTGGCTATCGAGACTCTAAGCTGACCCGCATCCTACAGAATGCTCTGGGGGGTAATTCTAAGACTGCCATCATCGCTACCATCACCCCAGCCTCTCTGGAGGAATCACACAGTACTCTGAAG TTTGCCTCCAGAGCCAAAACAATTTCTAACAAGCCTAAAGTCAATGAAGTTCTCTCTGATGCTGCATTACTGAAAAGAAGCCGGATGGAAATCCAAAAGCTGCAGGAAAAAATCAATGCG ATGGAAAACAGGGATGTCAGTGAGTTAAAGGGAGAAAAGGAAGATTTAGAGAAGAAACTAagagaaaaagaagaaatgGAACAAAAATACCATGACCTTTTGAACTCTCTGAAGTATGTCATCCAATCCGGAACAACACAACAAAAAGAGACCATCCCCCAG TCAAAACGTAGGAAGACTTGGTGTCCAGGAAAGGGGGCCTCCATCAGCTCCCCAAGACGGTTCAGCTTCATCAACAGGATGAACTTCTTTAATG AGGCAGAGGAAGTTGGTATTGAAGATATTTCTCCTCCCCACATCAGAAAACGTAAATCAGACGGTAAATATACGGAGCCAGTAGAGAAGAAGCATGTGACATTTCCAGCTGATCCTGTCAAGATAGAGGAGGATGACGAGGCATTTATTATTGACCCTCTAGCCAGGGAACTTCTAGATAT GCAGGACAAGTATGAAAATCTAATGAGAGACTACGAGGAACTGAAGAAGGAGAAGATGGAGATGGATGAATATCATTGTCTGGAGTTGGAGACCAACAAGGAGGGAATGGAGCGGGTGGAACAG ttagaagaaaaagagaaaaacaacaaagaagaaatagaaaaattaaggaAACAACTGGCAGACCTGGAAGAGAAGTTCCTGGAG AAATCTCAAACAATGAAGTCCATGGAggataaaatgaatgttttatcaGATGAAAACTTTCATTTGGAACATAGACTACAGATTCAGAACAAAAAGGTAACAGAATACCAGTCTGAACTGGATGGAGTCTGGAAACAAACAGAAGAGGGGGAGGAGGGGAACTCAGAGGTCAAGAGGTTAAAACTAACCAATGAGCAGCTTAATTCAGAGCTCGAGAAATATCAGTCATCCAATGAAGAGCTGAAATCAGAAATGGAGAAATTGAAAGAAGTACAAAGTGTGCAATTCCAGGAGgttgaaaaattgaagtcagCTGAGGGTGAACTGAAGGAATATCAAGCCACAGTGGAAACACTTCAAAGCAAAGTTCACGAGCTGGAGATG acaataaaaatgtttgagGAAACAGTTCAAGAATTTCAAGTTGAAACTAAGCACCTTCAAAGTTTGGTGGATGAAAAGACTCAAGAACTGGAGGAACAAAAAGCCAGGACTGAACACCACGTAGATAATTCAAATCAGATTCAGGAATTCcaacagaaaatgaaatcacTGGAAGAAGAAATTCAACAACATCtcttagaaaaagaaaatctcAAAGCAAAGACCCAAGATTTTGAAAACACTTTGGAGAAAATGGGAGACAATCTGAATTGTGTTAAGGATGATAAAACAACAGATGGTGAATTAGAGAATATGAGGATTAAGTACAATGAAGCAAACAGAACAATTACAGAATTGGAAAAGAAATTGGAAGACCATCTTGATGAAGTTAGAAAACTTTCTGGGGTGAgagaagaaaaacaagaggatTTTGAAAACCAATTGAGTAAAAGGGAAAATGAAACAGAGGGATGGAGAGAAAGTCATGAAATCAGTGAGAGTGCACACTCGGCGAGAATAGAGGAGCTGGAGGCAGAGCTACAAGAAACATTAAGGAAGCACTCTGAGGAGATGGAGCATGTCAGAAAGGAATTGACGGAGTCCTCGGAGAATTTACAGACTGTAGAGAAGGAACAGTGTGCAAGGTGTGTAGGTATGAAAGAGAATGAAACAGTTCACCATTATCAACCAAAAGACAAAGATGTGGAAAAACTGGACAAAAGTATGAATGTAAGTTTAGAAGAAGCGGATggagaaaaagaaaatacttcTTTATTAAGATTCAGGAATGACGAAGAAATTGTGAGACTTGAAGAGAAAATTGAGGAGTTGCAGGAAAAGATAGCTGTGATGGAACAGGAAAAGGAAAATCTGAAAGATCCAGCTGAATTAATGAGCCAGTTCCAAAATATTGTGGAAGTAATGAAAAAAGAACATGCAAAAGAAATACAGAAAATGCAAGAAGATTGTGAATTTAAGCAAGATAATGGTTTACAGGATGAATTGGAAAGCCTGAAGAGTAAATGTCAGGAGTTGTCTCAAACCGTGGATGAAAAAGAAGCTTTATGTGAAGAACTGAAGGTGGCTGTGACTGATAAGGAAGCTCTCTGTGTAGAACTTCATGAGAAAATCATGCAGAGTGGGAATCTGGTCAGGCACCAGGAAAATGATACTTGCATCAACTGTCAAAAATACATGGAGGAAATAAATGATTCTCAAAAACAGCTTGCTCTGAAGAAAGAAGAGCTTGAAAATCTGGAAGAGAGCATTCGTAAATTCAAGGAGGAAAATGAGAATGTACATAACCAAAAATCGGAGATTTCACCCCTTCAGGATGAGTTAAAAACTCttcaaaatcaattaaatgaaaatgaaagcaaAATTAGCAGACTGCAAGAAGAAAATGAGAGACTGCTGGAGAGTGCGAATCTGAATCGATCACCTCGGCACCGGTCTGAGAGCTCAAGTCGCATGAACCAAACTCAGTCAGACAGTATGGACTACACCGAGATGTGTGAGAGGCTGTCCCTGGAGAACATGTCCCTACAGGAAGGTGTGGAGGAGCTGCAGGAGGAGGTTGGCATCCTACAGGATCAAATCAAACATTACCAACAG GAAGTTGAATGTTTGGAGGATACTCTGAAAGAAGCCCAGGAAGAAAATAAAGTGTCACAGAACAAAATGTGGGAACTTGAAGAAAAGTTGATAGCTCAAACAGGTCAGATCGTGAAAGAAACAACAGAGAGTCAGGAAACCCAAACCGAGGACCTCAATGTAGGGAGACCTCATTGTGAGGAACAAGCCTCACAGACTGAGGGGCTCCAGGAGGATACACAGCGAGGACTGCAGGAAAAAATGTTTGAGAGTGATGGAAGTCAACTTGAGGTGGTAGATCATGGCAAGTCACAGAGGGAAGAGGAATTGATTCAGGAGTTGGCTCTGTTAAAAGAACAATATGAGGAGCAGGATCGAGCCAAGTCACAGAGGGAAGAGGAATTAATTCAAGAGTTAGCTTTGTTAAAAGAACAATATGAGGGCCAGGATCAAGCCAAGTCACAGAGGGAAGAGGAATTAATTCAAGAGTTAGCTTTGTTAAAAGAACAATATGAGGGCCAGGGTCAAGCCAAGTCACAGAGGGAAGAGGAATTGATTCAGGAGTTGGCTTTGTTAAAAGAACAATATGAGGGCCAGGGTCAAGCCAAGTCACAGAGGGAAGAGGAATTGATTCAGGAGTTGGCTTTGTTAAAAGAACAATATGAGGGCCAGGATCAAGGCAAGTATCAGAGGGAAGAGGAATTGATTCAAGAGTTAGCTTTGTTAAAAGAACAATATGAGGGGGAGGATGAAGCCAAGTCACAAAGGGAGGATGAATTAATTCAAGAGTTAGCTCTGTTAAAAGAACAATATGAGGGCCAAGATCAAGCCAAGTCACAGAGAGAGGAGGAATTAATTCAGGAGTTAGCTCTGTTAAAAGAACAATATGAGGGGGAGGGTGAAGCCAAGTCACAAAGGGAAGAAACATTAATGCAGGAATTAACCTCTCTACAGAGTCAACATGAGGAGCTGGAGGAGAAACTACAAGATGTGACCAAGAACTGGGAGGATGCAGAAGAAAAAGTGTTGGAACTGACTCATTGCTTGGAAGTTACTAAGGAAGAGATAGATAACATGACTCAAAGGCTGGAGAAATCAGAAACTGAGGTACAGAATTATCAGAGACAGATAGAGAGTTTACAGAGAGGTATGGCAGACATGACAGATCAGAAGGAACAGGAATATCTGTCTAATCAGTGCCAGGAAttggaaatgaaaattaaaacaatgacaaatgaaaatgaaaatcttcATACTACTGTAGCAGAGAAGGAAAAACAAGTTTCAAATCTAAAACag CAAATTTGCTTACTAGAGGAAACTCAAATGGATTTTCAGACAGAACTTCAAAAATTAGAAGTAGAAAAGAAATCATTAGAAGAAACAGTTTTAAACCAATCAAAACTCACATCAGTTGACgaccaaaatgaaaaaatatataatcttGAAGAAAAATTAGAGGCTCTAGCATCAGAAAATGGTAAACTTAAAGCAGAAATAGACGAGAAAAAGAAAGAGTATGCCAAACAGGAGGACGTTCTGCAGACTCGATGGGAGCGAGTGATGGAACTATCTGACGAAGTCAGCAGTGTGCGCGAAGCCATGGAGGAGGTGGAACAGTCCCTGTCGTCTGCATCAGAGGAAATTCACGGATTGAAACTGAGGAACCTACAGCTGGAGTCCACGGTCAGGGAGAAGGAGGGCGAGGTGTCGGATCTCCAGGAACAGTGCCAGTTCCTGGAGACTGAGGTGGAAAGTCTGAGGTCAGAGGTCAACAACCTCAACGAGGAGCTCAGTCAG GCTTTAGATCGGAAAGTGAGCAGTTCCAGCCAAGATGAAATAGAGTCCAAGATAGCAGAGAAAGAGTCTTTGATCAGCTCCTTACAGAGTCAACTTCAGGCTGTGGAGAGTGAACTTAAGGCAAATGAAGAAAAGGTGAAAAATATTACCTCATCTGTCCAAGACGAGGTGGAGGAAAAAATCGCTCTTAAAGACAAAGAAATAGAGTCATTGAGGATTCAGCTTGAGGCCCTACAGAATAAGCTGAAGGCTAAAGATGCGGACCTTCAACTT GCTTACAACCAAAGCATCTCAAGTTCCGGTCAAGAGGAAAAGTTCCAGGAGAGGATGAATAAGAAAGAACATGAGCTTCAATCCCTTCAGACAAAACTTATGGACCTTCAAGCACAAGTGGAGAAGGAAGGAGTTCAGGAAttacattatacaatatcacAGCTGGAGAGTAAAGTTGAACAATATTCCCAGAGAAACAGAGAGCTGCAGCAGTCGTTGATCAAGCTGGAGGCAGGGGCCAGTGTTCCTCAGACACTACAG AAAGAAATGGAAAAAGTCCGAAATGAAAACGAGACATTGAAAAAAGAGAGGGAGCAATTTCAACTGGAAGAAAAAATGAAG AGGAGTAAATTAGTATCAGAATTTAATTCTCAAAGGATGACCATCAAAAAGCATGAAAAAACAATCCAAGAGCTTCTTAAAGAGCTTGAT GAAGTGGACTCTAAGGCAGTAGAGAAAGAAGTTCTAGATAAATTAGCAAGAGAAGAAAAAGAGAATGACAGATTATGGGCCAGTATTGAGGCCAAGGAAAAAGAAATCCGGCACCTCAAAGGTTACCAGAGCCAAACTGTGGACCTAGCTAAGCAGGTGGCAGAGttagaaagaaataaaaaggagTTGGAGGCAAAACTGAGAGAGTCCAAGAAAGCTACAG TAGAGAAAAGTGATGAGGAGATATTCACTCCACATGCACGAGAGCTAGCGGACAAGAAGCGGGAGGTATTTGCCCTCCGCATGGAGCTTGAGAAGGTCAAAGACTCTGCTAAAGACAG GGAACAGGCTTACGGTGAAACTGTGGACAGGTATGAGAAGAGAATATCGTccttgaaaaatgaaataagacGTCTCCAGCAGGACAATGAAACCAGTG TTCTTGTGCCTTGTTCAATGAAGAAGACATTATTCGAAGAACCAACAGAAAAGCCATGCAACACAAGCAGCCAATCTAACGTCAGTAGCAGTGAGGCGGGCGTCTCATACAAAGCGTCGTGTTCGGGGGCAGTGGACCAGTACAGCAACCTCCTGCTGAAGAACGAGAACAAACGCCTGGAGAAGGATAACAAGAAACTGGTGGCCAAACTGACACAGCTAGAGGCGGAACTCAAGCGCTACAAAGAAAACCGCAAGAAAAG tgAAGAAAAGGAGAAAATTAGTGAAGGAAAGGAGAAGATGTCCAGTGTTGTCAAGAAAGAACCACTTGaag ATTCCAAGTTGACACAGCTTGACTTTTCCATACCCAAAGCACCAGTTAGTGTTCAAGTGCAGAGTGGGTTTAGGAAGGTCGAGCCGTCATCTAAAAGGAAAGAGTTGTCCACAGATGATATTGATTCCAAAGACCAGTGTGCCACCCAGTGA